In Oscillatoria acuminata PCC 6304, a single window of DNA contains:
- a CDS encoding NAD(P)/FAD-dependent oxidoreductase encodes MKEILYLEVPTPDIAAVRTWLHQNFTPDFGKKLLTRDGIRIEFCQELNPSATELGETPELSIFTWTVQRTAYLKVFRWSERPMDGEKQIIARLTRQIRDRFPCHYPEPPEIDLSNQTIFEALASDYPLTAKYFQKIPNGEYDLKRVYWWEQRWREGVRNPQQPKQVLFPKPQSESLTPPPYDLIYIGGALGVIHAAVMARLGYRVLLLERLPFGRMNREWNISRGEFQNLIDLGLFTPAEFESVIACEYKDGFHKFFDANNPPQCKAAILHTPTVLNIAIDAEKLLKLCGTKLREAGGEIWDETEFLTAEIEPQQAVVKAKHLPTGEDRVAGGRLLVDAMGTASPIAWQLNGSRTFDSVCPTVGAVIADGFEPGVWDSQYGDVLNSHGDISRGRQLIWELFPAAGSELTFYLFHYHQVHPDNPGSLLEMYEDFFTILPEYRRCDVDRLEWKKATFGYIPGYFSVASHDRRVAVDRLIAIGDAASLQSPLVFTGFGSLVRNMARLTTLLDTALKHDLLQSRHLNQIRAFQSNVAVTWLFSKGMMVPTGRFLPPERINSMLNTFFGVLANEPGPVADTFIKDRVDWLTFHRLALKAAWQNPSLLLWIWELAGPKDLLRWVGSYLYFTLVSLLGWLLGWLPGFVRTIQPGLEPRFPGLWLWLLAKSYALTDGLGRPQGELKRWNLGKKSQTVEEGVSG; translated from the coding sequence ATGAAAGAAATCCTCTATTTAGAAGTTCCCACACCGGATATCGCAGCCGTTCGGACTTGGTTGCACCAGAACTTCACTCCGGACTTTGGAAAAAAACTCCTTACCCGTGATGGCATAAGAATCGAATTTTGTCAAGAACTTAACCCATCCGCCACCGAACTTGGAGAGACACCGGAACTCTCTATCTTTACCTGGACTGTTCAGAGAACCGCCTACCTCAAAGTGTTCCGATGGTCGGAACGACCCATGGACGGCGAAAAACAAATCATAGCCCGGTTGACTCGCCAGATCAGAGATCGGTTTCCCTGCCACTATCCCGAACCCCCGGAAATCGACTTATCCAACCAAACCATCTTTGAAGCATTAGCCTCTGACTACCCCCTCACGGCTAAATACTTTCAAAAAATTCCTAACGGAGAATACGACCTCAAACGAGTGTACTGGTGGGAACAACGGTGGCGCGAAGGCGTTCGCAATCCCCAACAACCCAAACAGGTGCTGTTTCCAAAACCCCAAAGTGAATCTTTAACTCCTCCCCCCTACGATTTAATTTATATTGGCGGGGCCTTGGGAGTAATTCATGCCGCAGTCATGGCGCGACTGGGGTATCGGGTTCTGTTGTTGGAACGTTTACCTTTTGGTCGAATGAACCGGGAATGGAATATTTCCCGGGGGGAATTTCAAAATTTGATTGACTTGGGTTTATTTACCCCAGCAGAATTTGAAAGTGTGATTGCCTGTGAATATAAAGATGGGTTTCATAAATTCTTTGATGCCAACAATCCCCCCCAATGTAAAGCGGCAATTCTGCATACGCCGACGGTTCTCAATATTGCGATCGATGCGGAAAAACTGCTGAAATTGTGTGGCACAAAACTCCGAGAAGCCGGGGGAGAAATTTGGGATGAGACGGAATTTCTCACCGCTGAGATTGAACCCCAGCAAGCAGTTGTTAAGGCAAAACATCTCCCGACGGGGGAGGACCGAGTGGCTGGGGGTCGCCTGTTGGTGGATGCAATGGGAACGGCTTCCCCGATCGCATGGCAACTCAATGGCAGTCGTACCTTTGATAGTGTCTGTCCCACGGTGGGGGCTGTGATTGCCGATGGGTTTGAACCGGGAGTCTGGGATTCCCAATATGGAGATGTGCTCAACAGTCATGGAGACATTTCCCGGGGACGACAACTGATTTGGGAGTTATTCCCGGCGGCAGGTTCAGAACTCACGTTTTATTTGTTCCATTACCATCAGGTTCACCCCGATAACCCGGGTTCGTTATTAGAAATGTATGAGGACTTTTTTACCATTCTGCCGGAGTATCGACGCTGCGATGTCGATCGCCTAGAGTGGAAAAAAGCCACATTTGGCTATATTCCGGGATATTTTAGTGTGGCAAGTCACGATCGCCGGGTGGCAGTTGATCGTTTGATTGCGATCGGGGATGCCGCCTCTTTACAATCTCCCCTCGTCTTCACCGGATTTGGTTCCCTAGTCCGTAATATGGCCCGCTTAACCACCCTGCTGGATACTGCCCTCAAACATGATTTATTGCAGTCGCGCCACTTAAACCAAATTCGTGCCTTTCAAAGCAATGTTGCTGTAACTTGGCTGTTTTCTAAAGGGATGATGGTGCCAACGGGTCGGTTCTTACCCCCCGAACGGATTAACTCCATGTTGAATACATTTTTTGGAGTCTTAGCAAATGAACCGGGACCCGTGGCTGATACCTTTATTAAAGACCGCGTAGACTGGCTGACCTTTCATCGATTGGCCTTGAAAGCCGCTTGGCAAAACCCATCCCTGTTGTTGTGGATTTGGGAATTAGCCGGACCGAAAGATTTGCTGCGTTGGGTAGGCAGTTATCTGTACTTTACTCTGGTTTCTCTACTGGGTTGGTTATTGGGTTGGTTGCCTGGGTTTGTCCGCACTATTCAACCGGGATTAGAACCCCGATTTCCAGGGTTATGGCTATGGTTACTTGCGAAAAGTTATGCCCTAACCGATGGACTGGGACGCCCCCAGGGTGAGTTAAAGCGCTGGAATCTGGGCAAAAAAAGTCAAACCGTAGAAGAAGGGGTGAGTGGGTGA
- a CDS encoding TRAP transporter small permease subunit, whose translation MDKLLRLSTLIDRLNEYIGRFISWLVLVMVLVGVWNVIGRYLGRAVGQNLTSNALIETQWYIFDLIFLLGAAYALKHDEHVRVDVFYSNWSPKRKALLDLIGTLLFLIPFSILVIFFSWNTIAASWAIGEISPDPGGLPRYPIKTVILISFFLLILQGISEAIKKFAIFQGWLPPHEERHESEL comes from the coding sequence TTGGATAAACTATTACGCCTATCCACCCTGATCGATCGCCTGAATGAATATATCGGACGGTTCATAAGTTGGCTGGTCCTGGTGATGGTCCTCGTTGGCGTCTGGAACGTCATCGGTCGCTATCTTGGACGTGCAGTGGGTCAAAATTTGACCTCCAATGCCCTAATTGAAACCCAATGGTATATTTTCGACCTGATTTTCCTCTTAGGTGCAGCTTATGCGCTCAAGCATGACGAGCACGTTCGGGTTGATGTTTTTTATAGCAATTGGTCGCCCAAACGGAAAGCCTTATTAGACTTAATCGGCACCCTGTTATTCTTGATTCCCTTTTCGATTTTGGTGATATTTTTCTCCTGGAATACCATTGCCGCATCTTGGGCGATCGGTGAAATTTCCCCCGACCCAGGCGGATTACCCCGCTACCCCATTAAAACGGTTATTCTCATCAGCTTCTTCCTGCTCATTCTCCAAGGAATTTCCGAAGCCATTAAAAAGTTTGCGATTTTCCAAGGCTGGCTACCCCCTCACGAGGAACGTCATGAATCTGAGTTATGA
- a CDS encoding TRAP transporter large permease, whose translation MNLSYDYQWLGPAMFAGALVLLSFGYPVAFSLGGVAIIFGLLGMALGVFDPVLLNAMPLRIFGIMENYTLLAIPYFIFMGAMLEKSGIAENLLETMGILFGRLRGGLALAVVLVGALLAATTGVVAATVVAMGLISLPIMLRYGYNKQLATGVIAASGTLGQIIPPSVVLVVLGDQLGISVGDLFIGSLIPGLMMAGAFALHVVIIAFLRPDLAPALPAEVRTMTGTKLLLRVVTVMIPPTLLILLVLGSIFFGIATPTEAGAVGALGAVALAAANRRLSWSALQGVCDITLRTTTMVMFILIGSTAFSLIFRGVHGDSFMFDLLTNLPGQTTGFLLVSMLTVFILGFFIDFFEIAFIVIPLFVPVAQTLGLDLVWFGVILGANLQTSFLTPPFGFALFYLRGIAPPEVTTGDIYRGVIPFILIQVFVLILLIAFPGIVSFLPSLS comes from the coding sequence ATGAATCTGAGTTATGACTATCAATGGCTAGGCCCTGCCATGTTTGCCGGGGCCTTAGTCCTCTTATCCTTTGGCTATCCCGTCGCCTTTTCTCTCGGTGGCGTCGCCATCATATTTGGTCTACTCGGGATGGCTTTAGGTGTTTTTGATCCAGTCCTCCTAAATGCGATGCCCTTGCGAATCTTTGGCATCATGGAAAACTATACCCTCCTCGCCATCCCCTACTTTATTTTTATGGGGGCGATGCTGGAAAAATCCGGCATTGCTGAAAACCTCTTAGAAACAATGGGGATTCTGTTCGGGCGGTTGCGCGGGGGATTAGCCCTAGCTGTCGTCTTAGTCGGAGCATTATTAGCCGCAACCACCGGCGTTGTCGCGGCAACAGTCGTGGCGATGGGATTAATTTCTCTGCCGATTATGTTGCGCTATGGCTATAACAAACAACTGGCAACCGGAGTCATCGCCGCCTCGGGAACCCTCGGCCAAATTATTCCCCCTTCCGTTGTGTTAGTGGTCCTTGGGGATCAACTAGGGATTTCCGTCGGGGATTTATTTATCGGGTCATTAATCCCGGGTTTAATGATGGCCGGGGCTTTTGCCTTGCACGTCGTTATCATTGCCTTTTTGCGGCCTGATTTAGCCCCCGCATTGCCCGCAGAAGTTCGCACCATGACCGGGACAAAATTGTTGCTTCGTGTTGTCACGGTCATGATTCCACCAACGCTGTTAATTTTACTCGTTCTCGGTAGCATCTTCTTTGGAATTGCCACCCCCACCGAAGCCGGAGCCGTCGGTGCATTGGGTGCAGTTGCCCTAGCGGCAGCCAACCGCCGACTCAGTTGGTCAGCCCTCCAAGGGGTCTGTGACATCACCCTCCGGACCACCACAATGGTGATGTTCATCCTCATTGGTTCTACCGCATTTAGCCTAATTTTCCGAGGCGTACATGGGGATAGTTTCATGTTTGATTTACTGACCAACCTGCCCGGACAAACCACCGGATTCTTGTTGGTCAGTATGCTGACGGTTTTCATCCTGGGATTTTTTATCGATTTCTTTGAAATTGCCTTTATCGTGATTCCCCTATTTGTCCCCGTCGCCCAAACATTAGGCTTAGATTTAGTCTGGTTTGGAGTGATTTTAGGCGCGAACCTCCAAACCTCTTTTCTCACTCCCCCCTTTGGGTTTGCCTTATTTTATCTCAGAGGAATCGCCCCACCAGAAGTCACAACGGGGGATATTTATCGTGGGGTCATCCCGTTTATTTTGATTCAGGTTTTTGTCTTGATTTTGTTGATTGCATTTCCAGGGATTGTCAGCTTTTTACCCTCTCTTTCTTGA
- a CDS encoding DUF4278 domain-containing protein, translating into MKLTYRGISYESNPVPTPNNTPLELTGQYRGVHWRLNHAITHPMEEPTTELMYRGATYSTGTAQVVVKESYETPACIPTAPVDQLWVTNLEEKARALTLSNGRSIKKRQQAMLGRVAAEVGLSSDISNYWNRIQGKVHPTFRASYSRSSVSLS; encoded by the coding sequence ATGAAACTTACCTATCGTGGGATTAGCTATGAATCCAACCCTGTTCCCACCCCCAACAACACCCCTCTGGAACTAACAGGTCAATATCGGGGCGTACATTGGCGCTTGAACCATGCCATAACGCATCCAATGGAGGAACCAACGACTGAACTGATGTATCGCGGTGCAACCTATTCTACAGGCACTGCCCAGGTCGTTGTTAAAGAAAGCTACGAGACTCCCGCCTGCATTCCCACCGCACCTGTGGATCAATTATGGGTCACGAACTTAGAAGAAAAAGCTCGGGCTTTGACCCTTTCCAATGGCCGTTCTATTAAGAAACGGCAACAGGCGATGCTCGGTCGAGTGGCGGCTGAAGTGGGTCTATCTAGCGATATTTCCAACTACTGGAATCGCATCCAAGGCAAAGTTCATCCGACTTTTCGCGCTTCCTATTCCCGCAGTTCGGTTTCCTTAAGTTAA
- a CDS encoding DNA-3-methyladenine glycosylase, which produces MKPSKTIVEPEWLARPSTEVAPALIGCTLVRQLPDGERLRGTIVETEAYEPGDPASHAYRRRTPRNQAMFGPPGTIYVYLIYGMYHCLNIVCDRPGVASAVLIRALQLEFMPPGLQKPEKLSRIAAGPGKLCRTLQIDRSLNDRPLQPQGPLWLEHRTPEFQQQLDQGTLSLVQTNRIGISLGTDLLWRWYLANNPAVSKF; this is translated from the coding sequence ATGAAACCAAGCAAGACTATTGTAGAACCTGAATGGCTGGCCCGTCCATCTACGGAAGTCGCACCGGCTTTAATCGGTTGCACTTTAGTCCGGCAACTGCCTGACGGTGAACGACTTCGGGGGACAATCGTGGAAACTGAAGCCTACGAACCGGGAGACCCAGCCAGTCATGCCTACCGACGGCGCACCCCGCGTAATCAGGCCATGTTTGGGCCCCCGGGAACGATTTATGTCTATCTGATTTATGGGATGTACCACTGCCTGAATATTGTATGCGATCGCCCCGGGGTCGCCAGTGCAGTCCTGATTCGCGCCTTACAACTGGAGTTCATGCCACCGGGACTACAGAAGCCGGAAAAGTTATCTCGGATTGCCGCAGGACCGGGGAAACTCTGTCGAACCCTACAAATCGATCGCAGTTTGAACGATCGCCCCTTACAACCTCAGGGTCCCCTGTGGTTGGAACATCGGACCCCAGAATTTCAGCAGCAGTTAGACCAGGGGACCTTGAGCTTGGTTCAAACCAACCGAATTGGGATTTCCCTGGGAACCGACTTGCTTTGGCGTTGGTACCTGGCCAACAATCCCGCCGTCTCCAAATTTTAA